A stretch of DNA from Fodinicurvata sediminis DSM 21159:
GCATTCGGCGCTACTCGGCGGTTGCCGTTGGCCTGTTGGGTGCACTGATCGTAATTCGGCCGAACTGGCTTGCCTTCGGGGTCGTGGCGATCTTTCCCCTGCTGGCAGCGGTCAGCTATGCCGTCATGTGGACCGTGGTGCGTTCCATGAGCGCGCGCACAGGGGGGCTGCAGCTGCAGTTCTACAGCGGCGCCTTCGCGTCGCTCTTCCTGGGCCTCTTCATCCTGGTGACGGACCTGTCGGGTATGGCCGGTTCGGTGATGGACTGGCGCACTCTCGATCTCTCGCTCTGGCTGCCCCTGCTGGGTCTGGGCGGCATCTCGGTGATCGGCCACATGTTCATCGTCGGTGCCTTCCGGCGCACCGAGGCCAGCATCCTGGCGCCCTTCCAGTACCTGGAGATCATCAGCGCGACGGCGCTAGGCTATCTGATCTTCGATGACTTCCCCGACGCCCTGACCTGGCTCGGCACGGCCATCATCCTGGCCTCGGGCCTTTATGTCTTCTATCGCGAGCAGCGTGTGGGACGGCAGATCGCTACGCAAAGCAAGGCGCGTTGAGGAAACGCTTTCTTCTTCGGGCTCTACGTCATGAACGGGGGATAAGCGGTATTCATTAAGCTTGGTTTGTATGGACCGAGACTTGATGGAGGAGGAACCGATGTCACCAGTAAATTCGCTTTTGGGTATAGAAGGCCTGGTGATTGAGCGGGTGGACAACCGGCGAGACATTCATGTCTGGGCCAGGCCCCGGGAGCGGCTGGCCTGTGTGCACTGTCAGCAGACGGCGGTGCGGATCAAGGCCACCTACCGGCGTACGCTCAAGCACAGCCGTCAGGGCAACCAGCTGGTGGTGCTGCACTTGAGCGTGCCCAAGTATCAT
This window harbors:
- a CDS encoding DMT family transporter, which encodes MTQAANDTTRMNDPDRGMAMMAMAMLLVPGIDAIAKTLSPTLSPFQVAFLRFFIQSLLLAGLLLVITRGRAFRVARRALPGLAIAGALMGTAVGFLFAALVHMPLANAIAIFFVEPLILTVFSALFLGERVGIRRYSAVAVGLLGALIVIRPNWLAFGVVAIFPLLAAVSYAVMWTVVRSMSARTGGLQLQFYSGAFASLFLGLFILVTDLSGMAGSVMDWRTLDLSLWLPLLGLGGISVIGHMFIVGAFRRTEASILAPFQYLEIISATALGYLIFDDFPDALTWLGTAIILASGLYVFYREQRVGRQIATQSKAR